In Roseicyclus marinus, the genomic window CGGCTGCGTCCGGTCGACGACAAAGGTGTCGGCATCGTCCTGGCCGAGTGCAATATCCCCCGCGCCGACGGTCAGCGTGTCATTGCCCGTCCCGCCAGAAAGGCTGTCATTGCCTGCACCGCCCGTCAGAACGTCGGCCCCGGTGCCGCCCTCCAGCGTGTCGTTGCCAGTGCCACCATCAAGCGAATCGTTGCCGCCTTCACCGCCGATGAAGTCGTTGTCGGCCCCGCCGAGCAGGGTGTCGTTGCCCGCCGTGCCAAAGATAACGTCATTGCCCGCGCCGCCATCGACAAAGCTTGCGTCAGCGGTAGAATCGAGGCCCGGCGCATCGTCGATGACGTCATTGCCGTCACCGCCAAAGACGGTGTCGTTGCCCGCGCCATACTGGATCGTGTCGTCGCCAGCGCCCGCCTCGATCCGGTCGTTCAGACCATCTGCGCCGTCGATCTGGTCGCCGTCGGCATCGACAAACCCAATCGGCAAGAAATCACTGCCGGATGTGCCGTCGACCACGTTGTCGGGCTGCGGATCGGTCAGAACGCGCTCGATCTCCGCAAAGGTGATGGAGACGGGCTCGCCCGCGCTGTTCGTGTAGACCGCCGTCCCGGATTCCGGCCCGGTGAATGTCACCGTGACCGGGCCAAGCCCGCGCAGGTCCAGCACGTCGCCCGTGCCGCCATTGGTCGGGTCGGTGAAATCCTCGCCGCCCTCGCCGCCGAAAATCGTGATCTGGCCGGTGCCGGGCAGGTTGCGGTCGATGCGGAATTCGTCGTCGCCCAGACCCCCTTCGGCCCGGTCGCCCGCACCCAGAAGGAAATCGTCGTCGCCCGCCTCGCCACGCATGGAATCGAGGCCATCGCCGCCGATCAGCGTGTCGGAGCCGTTGCCGCCCTCCAGCGTGTCGTTGCCGGTGCCGCCATCTAGCGAATCGTTGCCGCTGTCAGCCCCGATGAAGTCGTTGTCAGCCCCGCCGAGCAGGGTGTCGTTGCCCGCCGTGCCAAAGATGACGTCATTGCCCGCACCGCCATCGACGAAGCTTGCGTCAGGAGTGGAATCAAAGCCCGGCGCATCGTCGATGACGTCATTGCCGTCACCGCCAAAGACGGTGTCGTTGCCCGCGCCATACTGGATCGTGTCGTCGCCAGCGCCCGCCTCGATCCGGTCGTTCAGACCATCCGCGCCGTCGATCTGGTCGCCCTGCGCATCGACGAAACCGATGGGCAGGTTGTCGTTGCCGGATGTGCCGTTGACCGTGCCATCGGGAACGGCCTCGTTCACATCGGTGACATTGACGTTCAGCGCCAGATCCTGCTGGCCACCGCGCCCGTCCGAAACCCGGATCGTGACCTGGTAGATGTCATCGCCGCTGGCGCTGTTCTGCCCTTCGAAATCGGGCGGGGTGACAAAGCTCAGCTCACCCGTGCCGATATCGATGACAAAGCGCGCCTGATCCTCACCGCCGATGATGGAGAATTGCAGCGGATCGCCATCCGCATCGCTCGCATTCGCATCCACGACGAATGTCGTGTTTTCAGCCACGTTGATCGTCTGGCCGTTCACCAGGTTGGTAAAGACCGGCGCGGCATTGGTGCCGAACTCGGTCCCGAGAATGTTCTCGATCTCGAAGAACTGGATGTTCTGGCCGGTGTCGTTGCCGAATTCGTCCAGAAGGTCGATGTTGCCGTTGAACCCCGGTCGACCGTTGCCGTTCGTGGTCAGCTGGCTGATCCGCCAATTGCCGGCGTTGCGGAGGTCGAGCGTGTCGAAGTCGTTGCCGGTTTCGCCGCCGACGACAAGCATGCCACCCGTCGTGCCGCCAAAGCTGTCCAGCTGCGTGCGATCGACGATGAATGTGTCGTCGCCCTCGCCGCCATAGGCGGCGTCTTCGGCGCCGACGACGATCGTGTCGTCGCCGAACCCGCCGTCCAGCACCTCGAACGGGGCCTCGAGCGGGGAGGGCCTGTCTGCCCCGGTGTTGTCGCCACCGTCGATGAAATCGTTGCCCGCACCGCCGTTGATGCTGTCCAGACCGGCACCGCCAAAGATCGTGTCGTTCACACCATCGGTGCCGTCGATCTGGTCGCCCTGGGCGTCGACGAAGCCGGGGTTCATGATGTCCCGTGCGGAGGTGCCATCCACGACACCGTCGCCGGTCGGCGAGGGCGGGGGGGGCGTCGTGCCATCGAACGGCGTCCCGAGGAAATTCTCGATCTCGAAGAACTGGATGTTCTGGCCGGTATCGACCCCGTTTTCATCCAGCAGGTCGATGATCCCGTTGAAGCCGGGCTGCCCGTTGCCATTCGTGGTCAATTGACCGAACCGCCAGTTGCCCGCATTCCGCAGGTCAAGCGTGTCGAAATCGTTGCCGGTTTCGCCACCGACGACAAGGCTGCCGCCGACATTGCCACCAGCGCTTGTCAGCTGCGTCCGGTCGACGATGAACATGTCCATGCCGGACCCGCCATAGGCGGCGTCTTCGGCCCCGACGATGATGGTGTCGTTTCCGTCACCGCCATAAAGCGCCTCGAAGGGGGCCACGACCGGCGACGGCCTGTCCCCACCGGTGTTGTCGCCGCCGTTGATGAAATCGTCACCCGCGCCGCCGTCGATGCTGTCGAGACCTGCCCCACCGAAGATCGTGTCGTTCAGACCGTCCGCACCGTCGATGATGTCGCCCTGCGCATCGACAAAGCCGGGGTTCATGATGTCCCGCAGGCCCGTGCCGTTGACGACCCCATCCCCGATCACGCCGCCCTCGGCCACGTCCAGGACATTGACCAGCAGCGAAACCTCCTGCTGGCCACCCTGACCGTCCGACACGCGGATCGTCACGTCATAGATGTCGTCATTGCCGACGGCGCTGTTCTGCCCCTCGAAATCGGGGGGCGTGGTGAAGCTCAGGACGCCGGTATTCGGGTCGATGGTGAAACGGCCCGCATCCGCGCCACCGGCGATGGAAAAGGTCAGCGTGTCGCCGTTCACATCGGCCGCATTCGCATCCACGACGAATGTCGTGTTCTCGGCGATGTTGATCGTCTGGCCATTCACCAGGTTGGTGAAGGCAGGCGGCGTATTCCCGGTCGGCGGCGGCGGCGGCGGTGCTGCGGCGACGGTCGTCCCCTCGATCGACTGGTAGAACCAGATCTCGTCATGGGCCGTGTTCAGAACGCGAACAACCCGGATCGAGGTGATCTCGCCCAGGTTCGACATCGAGCCATCGCCCTGCCAATCGGCGACGAACAGGTCCCCGTTGGTCATCTGCGCAAAGGAGGCGCGCGTCAGAACCGTGCTGCCATCCGCGCGCGTGACCTCGACATCGACCGCGCCGACGTTCGAATCGAGCCGCTCGGTGACCGTGCCCGACCCCGTGTTGTAGGTGACCGTCTGCTGCGGCCGCGCGCCAAAGCCCGTTGCAGGACCCTCGATCGACAGCTGCCCGGTGCCCAGGTCGGTCGCGTCCAGCGTCGTGATCTGAAGCGGCGTAAAGACCTGTCCGGTCAGCTGCTGCTGGTTCTCGGCCGCGATGTCGCCAAGGCCTTCAAACGGGTCGAGGTCCAGGAATTTCCCGACATAGATGAAATTCAAAAGGGCCATGTCAGATCTCCTCGCGCTGGCAGATCAGCGTTGCGATTGGGGGAAGGGCCGGCGCTGCGACCGGACGACGGGGCGTTCCGGTGGCGCACGGCAAGGGAGCGGATACGGCGCGTGGCGCCGGCGATGCAGAGGCTGACTGTCCGGTAAAGGGGAATGCGATCCATGCGCCCGGCCAGGACATTCCGGCACCATGGGCAAAGCGATCGGCAAAGGTGGCGCGGGGGCCAGTACGAATAACGGTCATCCTGCGATGTCTTCCTGCACAGGGCCGGGCAGCCGGTTACACACACATCCCGCTGCCATGGTCCCCCAACCCTGGCGACGGGTTCACTTGATAAGGATCAACACTCGCCGATGATTCTGGCTTTTTCAGGTCCTTCAGACCGAATCTAACGCCACGACTATCGAGATGTGTAATCCTTGTCTCTTTCGAGATGCCGCGCAATCGATCGCGAGTCCAATGTTTTCATTCCCGAATTCAGATCGAGCGGCCCTGACCTGCGTCCTGTCGCCCCTGAGGGGCCGGACAGACGCCTCTGCGGCAAGGGACGAAAACACATTTTCTAAAATTTTTACAAATAGTTAGATGTTAACCACGATGACTGCCGCCGCTTTGGTTTCCGGTCTGGAAATAGTCTGACGCGATTATGGAAATCCACCGCTTGAGCAGACCGGTTCCGAAAACCGGAACAAGGATTCCGCCCGCGAACCCTCCGCCCAGCTGCGAAATCTTCGGCTTGGTTCCGGTTTCCGGTCCAAGAAATCGAGGCTCTTGTCCGTCAAGATGACCGGGACGCAGCGCTGTGGCGCAGCTAGGCACCGACTGTCGATTCCCTGGAAACACCCACCAACGCAGGCACCTGCCCGCGCAACGCATCAAATGCCGCGATCAGATCCTCTCGGCGCACCCCTGCGCCGCGCGCCCCGAACCTCAGGGCCGCAGGCGTTCCCATGGACCCACGGACAGAAACGAATAGAACCCGGCCATCCCCGCCCCAATACAGGCGGGCCGGATCACCCGACCTGTATCGCCGCGCCAAGCCGCGCAAGGCGTCGGGGTCCATCGTATGGCTGGCCTGCTGCAGATATCGGTCGAGTTGGGGTCCCGTCATGGCCGCAAGCACCGCCAGCCAAAGCGTCTCGTCCTCCGTATCGATCGGATGGGCCGCCGCCGTCATCCGGCGGGTCGTCTCGTATAGCTCAATCGCGCCCTTCGCATCCGTCGCGAACAGGTCGACATGAACGCCATGCGCTTGCGCGACCATGGTCATCGCATCGGTCAGCGGTGCGAATTCCGCATCGGCGAAATGCGCGGCGGCAAAGATGTCATCCAGGCGATGATCAAGCTCGATCACCCGCCCGCCATGCCGCAGCCGCACCCAACCGCTTTCCTTCAACGTCGCGACAAGCCGCCAGGTCGCCGTCTTGGAAATCCCCAACTCGCGCCTGAGCGCCTCGTAGGTCATGGGCCCAAGCGCCGCGATCTTCTCGACGGCAAGCAGGACACGGGACGAGGGCGACAGATCATCCGACGGCGCATCGACCTTCACAGTCTGGTCCGGGACATCCGATCCGAACCGTCTTGAACGCGTCACCATGAATCACGATCCTTAACACAATGCGCCGCAACACCGTTGCCCTAGGCGTCAACGGGCATTAACGGACGTGACGAAAGCTTCGCCGCGCGATTGCGCAGCGTAAAGCAATAGGGACCACGCAGCCGATGAAAGCAGAACCATCAGACCGTGAACTGGCCCTTTGCTTCGTGAACGGGTCTCCCTGCGCTCTCTCGGTTCGTGAATTGGCAGATCTGGTCCACCACAAGGCGGTCGTGACCACGCTGATGATCCTGGCCCTGCTCTTGGCGACCAACGCAGGCGATCAGGCGCTCGGCCATATCCCGATCTGGGCCCGGCTCCTTCTGAATGCCTTTTCGGTCGCGGTCTTCCTCATCATCTTTCCGGCTCTGCTGTCCGAGGCGCAGAAATTCGCGATCCGGCGGGGCTGGCGTCATGTCCATGAACCCCTTGTCACGATCCCGACGGCCATCCTCGTGACCCTCGCGTCCGAGGCTCTGGCGGTGGTCCTTGTCGGCGACCGCATCCTTGTCCAACGGGACCTCGCCCTGAAGCTGATGATCGGGATCGTCTTTTGGGAAGTCGTCGTGAACATCCTGATGCTCTACGTGATGCCCGCCATCGACCGCGACGCGCCGGAAGCGCCTTCGGACGACGCCGGGGCCGAAAGCGCCGGGCGCGTGCAGGTCGGATCGCGGCTTGTGGATCCCGCAGCCGTGTTGCGTGCCGAAAGCGACGATCATTTCGTCGTTCTGCACACGGAAACGGAACAACTCCGCATCCATTGCCGGTTCCGCGATGCCGAGGCCGCCTTGCAAACGCATGGCATGGCGGTCCACCGCAGCCATTGGGTCGCCTACGGGCAACTCGGACCCGTGACGCGAAAGGGCCGCAGCCTGTTCATGCAGACCCTGTCCGGCGACACGGTGCCGGTCGCACGCGACCGCCGCTCCGCGGTCGAAGACGCGCGTGCGGGGCTCGGGGCGCGATGATCCGGTCAAAGCACATACTGGGCCCATCCATCCCGACCAGTGAAGATCGCGTGGCGCATGTGACGCGCTCCCCGCGCTTCCTCGCCTATATGTCCCTGTTCGGAGTGCTCGCCGCACTCAGGCATCCGGCAACGGCCCTGTCGGCGGCACCGGTCACGGTTCAGATCATCTTCTGGGCCATCGGCTTCGTCGTCTTCAGCGTTGCCTACAGTTTCTGGACTGTCGTGGTTTTCCGGGCCTCGATGCGCCTGAAGCGCAGCACGATGAGCGAAGCGCTCGTCATGTTGATCGTCACCGTGCAATCCTGCGCCGTCCTGGTTCCGGTCGCATTCCTGCTCGGCATCGAGCTTGACGCCGGCGAGATCATCCGCTTCGCGCTCTTCTGCTTCCTGCTGTTCGAGGTCGGGGCCTATGTCTACATCGCATGGGCCGATCGCATCCTGTTCCCCGAAGTCTACCAAAGCGCCAGCCCCGCGCCGGACCGCGCACCGGGGCTCGAGATCTTCTTTCGGGGAACCGACCTTCCGGTGTCAGAGCTTGAAACGATCTCCGCCCGCGACAACGGGATCGAGGTGACCGGCCTCGGCCGAAGCCTCTTCGTCGATCGCCGGTTCGGCGGGGCGGTCGCCGAATTGCCCGTCGACCTCGGGTTCAAGATCCACCGGTCCGTCTGGGTTTCGCTCAAGGTCGCCACGAATGTCATCCGTGAGGATCGGACCCTTCTGGTGGTTCTGCCGGACGGTCGACGCCTGCCCGTCGCCAGGTCCCGCCAGCAGGAATTCGAAAACTGGCTTCAGCTCGTGGCACGCGAAAAAACCTGAATCCGCTTTACCATCCGTTAACGTGCAGGCCCCCTGCGTTAGGGGAAAATTATATCCCTTCCGTCAACGATACGCCTGATTTCCGCCCCATTCAGACGATTTAGTGAACTCCGAAACGCGTGTCCCCCCGCCCGCTCGTGCGAACGACGAAGGCCAAAGGTCCGCGCATCATCATGGGTGGAGAATTCGGCACGATGCGTGGCGCCATGGAGCAGATGAAAAGCGATGCGGCACATCCCGTGACCGCCAGCCCGATCCTGCGCCCAAAAAGGACCCGATAAATGGCCTTTATCGTCGGAACGGCAGGCAACGACACGCTGAACGGCACCAGTGGTGCCGACACGATCCTTGCGCTCGAGGGCAATGATGTCGTTTCGGCCGGAGATGGCGCGGATCTCGTCGACGGTGGCGCGGGCAATGACCTGCTGGACGGCGGAATAGGCAACGACACCCTTCTGGGCGGCTTCGGCAACGACACCTTGCTTGCAGGGTTCGGCAGCGACAGCTTCTCGGGCGGGGATGGGATCGACACCTACCAGATCGCCGGAACCGCCGTCGATGCTTTCGCCTTCAACATCAACCTTCAGACCGGCACGGACACGTTCGGCAATACCTATTCCGGCATCGAAGTGGTCGTGGGCGGCAGCCAGAACGACACCGTGATCGGCAATGACGCGGTGAACGAACGGCTCGACGGCGGCAGCGGCAACGACAGCCTGTCGGGCGGCGGCGGCAACGATACGTTGTTGGGCGGGCTTGGTGATGACCAGCTCTTTGGCGGCACCGGGACCGACAGCCTTGACGGCGGCAGCGGCAACGACACGCTCAGCGGCGGCGAGGGCAATGACACGCTGTTCGGGGGCGTCGGAAACGACAGCCTGATCGGCGGCGACGGCAATGACCTGTTGGTCGGCGGGGATGGCGCGGACACGCTGATCGGCGGGGCCGGCAATGACCAGCTCCGGGGCAATGCCGGAACCGACCTGATCGACGCGGGCGACGGCAACGACCAGATCGTCATCGACGGGTTCGATACGGCTTTCGGCGGCGCAGGGGACGACACGTTCTTCCTCGATCCCGGCGTCATCGGCATTAACGACAACATGACCATCGCGGGCGGCGAGACGGGCGAAACCTCGGGCGATGTGCTGGACCTGTCGGTCAGCCTCGACGCGCTGCGCATCACCTATGGCACGAATGGCGAAGGGGGCACGGTCAACGGGATCGACACCGACACCGGGACCGATCTCACCTTCATCGAGATTGAGCGCGTCATCGCGACGGACGAGAACGACACCATCGATGGGGTCCTCGCGACCAGCGGGATCAATGTCGAAACCCGTGGCGGCGATGACCTGATCTTCACGGGCAGCGGCAACGACACGATCGACGCGGGCGCGGGCAATGACTTCGTCTTTGCCGGTGCGGGCGATGACGTCATCACCGGCGGCGCAGGCAACGACGCGCTGTTCGGCGAAGCGGGCGATGACCTGCTGATCGCGGGCGCGGGCGATGCCGTCGATGCCGGGGCGGGCGACGATACCATCGGCTTCGATCCGTCCCTGTCCGGCACCACCGCCATCAGCGTCACCGGGGGCGAAAGCGACGAGGATGAAGGCGGCGATGCCCTCAGCCTCGATGGATTGACCAATTTCTCGATCACCTGGACCGGCGGCGACAAGAGCAGCGAAAGCGGCACGCTGACCTATCTGAATTCCAGCGGCCAGACGGTGACGGTCAACTTCACCGAGATCGAGCGGGTGATCTGCTTTGCACGTGGCACGCTGATCCAGACGGAACGGGGCGAGGTGCCGGTGCAGGATCTGCGGCTCGGCGATATGGTCCTGACCGCCGATCACGGAATGCAGCCGGTGCGTTGGCTTGCGGTGCGGCGTCTGTCGGCGGGCGATCTGGCAGGCGCGCCCCATCTGCGCCCGATCCGCATCCGGGCGGGCGTCTTGGGCCCCGACCTGCCGCGCCGGGACCTTATCGTCTCGCCACAGCACCGCATTCTCGTGCGCTCGAAGGTAGCCCAGCGCATGTTCGGCAGCCCCGAGGTGCTGGTCGCGGCACGCCAGCTGCTGGAGCTGGACGGGGTCGACGTGATCGAAGACGGCCGTGGCGTCGACTACTGGCATTTCATGTGTGACCGCCACGAGGTCGTGCGTGCCGAAGGGCTGGAGGCAGAGACGCTCTTCACCGGACCCGAGGCGCTGAAGGCGATCCCGCAAGAATGCCGCGACGAGCTTTTCACCCTCTTTCCAGAGCTCGGCGCAAGCAAGCGGCCCCGTTCCATCCCCGCCCGCCCCTTGCCCAAGGGATCGGCCTGCCGCCGGTTGGTGGCCCGCCATATCCGGAACAACAAACCCCTCGTCGGCTGTCGGCTTTCGGGGTGAACCCGGGCGCGGCTTGGCGCGGGCCCGGCGATATTGCCCTGAACCTTTCGATATGCGATCTGGGGTGATCTTGCGCAGGGGGCTCCCCTGCGGGCACGACACGCACCGCCAACGGGCCTTGGATGCACCGACAGCGGTTGAAAAGGACGACATCGTGGCAATTCACCTCTACCAGAACGATCTGCCGGACGGGCTCCATCTCGGGCCCATCGTTGCCATCGATTGCGAAACCATGGGGCTGAACCCGCACCGGGACCGGCTTTGCGTGGTGCAGCTGTCCTCGGGTGATGGCGACGCACATCTGGTGCAGGTCGAAAAGGGCCAGACCGAGGCCCCGAACCTTGCCCGCATGTTGCGCGACCCCGAGGTTCTGAAGCTGTTCCATTTCGGCCGTTTCGACATCGCGGTGATGTATCACGCCTTTGGTGCACTGGCGGCACCCGTATATTGCACCAAGATCGCCTCGAAACTCGTGCGGACCTTCACCGACCGGCATGGGCTGAAATACCTGTTGCAGGAACTGGTCGAGGTCGACATTTCCAAGCAACAGCAGACATCGGATTGGGGCGCCGCGACCCTGACCGAGGCGCAAAAGGCCTATGCCGCGTCCGATGTTCTCTATCTTCACAAGCTCAAGACCGCGCTGGACGCGATGCTGGCGCGGGAGGGCCGCACCGAAATGGCGCAGGCCTGTTTCGACTTCCTGCCGACCCGCGCCAAGCTGGATCTTGCGGGCTGGCCCGAGATCGACATCTTCGCCCATTAGGGTCCGGATGGCGGGGGCGAACACATATTCGACGATCGTCGCCTGGCTTAAGGTGGCCCTGCCGCTCGCGGCGCTTGCGCTTTTGTCGACGCTGTTCCTGTTGTCCCGCACGCCCGATCCCGATGCGGCACTGCCCTACACGGATCTGGATGTCGAACAATTGCTGCGCGAACAGCGCCTGTCGCGGCCGCGCTTTGCCGGAACGCTCGATGACGGGCGCGAGGTGACGCTGGTGGGCGATACCGCCGCCTCGGCAGTCGACGACCCCAACACCATCGCCATGACGGCCGTCGAAAGCCGGGTGATCCTGTCCGAGGAGTCAGAGCTTTTGCTGACGGCGGACCAGGGCGATTTCTTCATGGGCCAACAACTTGTCGTGCTCGAAGGGTCGGTGCATGCCCTGACGACGCAGGGCTACCAGATGGACACAGCGCAGGCGACATTCGCCATGGACACGCTGCATCTTGTGGCGCCCGGGGCGGTCGTGCTGACAGCGCCGGGGCTTTTGATCGAGGCGGGCGCGATGGAAATGGTCGGCCCGGAAGGCGCGGTTTTCCTGAGTTTCAACGGCGGCGTTCGGCTGCTATACGAACCGGGAGATTGAGGAAAAGCCATGTTGCCGCGCCTGATCACGAGACCGGCCCTTCTTGCCGCCTTCATCGCCCTTGCCGCCCCCGCAGGCGCACAGGTCGCGGTGGGCTTCGGCGGCGTTCCGCATGATTCATCGCAACCGGTCGAGGTTACGGCGGATACGCTGCGCGTGAACGAAACCACCGGTAACGCCATTTTCGAGGGCAATGTGATCGTAGTGCAGGGTGACCTGCGCATGGTCGCACGCCGGATCGAGGTCATCTACACCGTCACGGATGGCAATCGACAGGTCGAGGATGTGGTGGCGACAGGCGGTGTTCTGGTGACCCGCGGAACCGACGCCGCCGAGGGGGATGAAGCCATCTACGAGGTGCAGACCGCCTACCTGACCATGATCGGCAATGTTCTGGTGACACAGGGCCCCAGCACGGTCGCGGGCGACCGGATGGAGGTCGACATGACCACCGGCATCGGAACAGTCGACGGTCGCGTGCGCACCGTCCTGGAAGGCGGACAGTGACAGAGCGCCCGGATCTCAAGGTGACCGATGGCGGTCAGGGCCTCGTGGTCGAAAAGCTGCGCAAGGGCTACCGGAAACGCCCGGTCATCCGCGACGTGTCGCTGCGGCTGGCCCGGGGCGAGGTCGTGGCGCTTCTGGGCCCGAACGGATCGGGCAAGACCACATCGTTCTACTGCATTGCGGGGCTGATCACGCCCGACGGCGGCACGGTCACCATCGACGGGCAGGATGTCACGCTGTTTCCGATGTATCGCCGCGCGCGCGCCGGGATCGGCTACCTACCTCAGGAAATGTCGATCTTTCGCGGCCTGTCGGTCGAAGACAACATCATGGCGATTCTCGAGGTGGTGGAACCGGACCGCAAGACGCGGCAGGACCGGCTCGAGGATCTGCTGTCGGAATTCTCGATCGGGCATCTGCGCCGTGCGCAGGCGCTGTCCCTGTCGGGGGGCGAACGGCGCAGGGCCGAAATCGCGCGCTGCCTGGCCTCCAATCCCCGCTACGTGCTGCTGGACGAACCCTTTGCCGGTGTCGATCCGATTGCCGTGGGCGATATCCGCCATCTCGTGCAGGATCTGAAGACGCGGGGAATCGGCGTTCTGATCACCGATCACAACGTCCGCGAAACGCTGGAAATCGTCGATCGCGCCTACATCCTGCACGAGGGCACGATCATCAAATCGGGCACCGCCGACGAGGTTGTGCGCGATGAAACGGTGCGGCGTGTCTACCTTGGGCAGAGCTTCCGGATCTCGTGACGGGTGGCTTCTGCTTTACGTTGACAACCCGCCCCATGCCGTCGCCTAATGGTGGTGATGTTCGCGTTTGCTTCATCCCTGATCCATGCGTCCGGAACCCGGATGCGGGGCCGCGAAACCGGCCCTTGGATCGACCATAATCGAATCGGACCGGACATCCTTTCGCGCGGGGCAGGCCGCCCATATCGGGCCAGCACCCCGCGTGCCCGAGGTGCGGAGGACCCATGCGCTATCAAATCAGTGGCAAACAGATCGACATCGGCGAAGCGCTGCAGACCCATGTGAAGGACACGCTCGGCGCAGCCGTCGGCAAATATTCCGAGCGTCCGACCGATGCGACCGTGATCTTCTCGAAATCCGGTCCGGAATTCGTGTGCGAAGCGACCGTCCACCTGTCCACCGGCCTGACGGCCTCGGCCAAGGGCCATGCGCACGAAATCTACGCCGCCTTCGACGCCACCAGCGAAAAGATGGAAAAGCAGCTGCGCCGCTACAAGCGCCGGCTCAAGGATCATCACCGGGATCGCCAGCAGCCCGTTGAAACCCTTGACGCGCCGATGTATGTGCTCGCCGCGTCGGGCCATGACGAGGAAGATCACGAGCCCGCCGACCTGCAACCGATCATCGTGGCCGAGATGGAGACAAAGATCCCCTCGCTCAGCGTCGGTGAAGCGGTGATGCAGATGGAATTGTCCGGGTCGCCCGTATTGGTGTTCCGGAACGAAAAGCACAGCGGGGTGAATGTCGTCTACCGGCGCGAGGACGGAAACGTCGGCTGGGTAGACCCCCGTATGGAATGACCACCTCGGCGGCGTGGCGCTTGTGAGCCCACGCCGCCGGCACCAGACCCCGGATCGCGGGTCTCGAAAGGGATGGGATGAACCTGTCATCGCTGTTGAAGCCGCGCGCCGTGAAGGTGCTGAGCGACGTGACCAGCAAGAAGCGCCTGATGCAGGCCATCGCCGATCAGGCGCATGACCTGATCGGCCTGCCCAGCAGCCAGATCTTCGACGCGCTGCAGGAACGTGAAAGCCTTGGGCCGACGGGCGTGGGCCATGGCGTCGCGCTGCCGCACGCGCGGCTCTCCGACCTGACAGAGGTTCACGGCGCATTCCTGC contains:
- the hpf gene encoding ribosome hibernation-promoting factor, HPF/YfiA family, translated to MRYQISGKQIDIGEALQTHVKDTLGAAVGKYSERPTDATVIFSKSGPEFVCEATVHLSTGLTASAKGHAHEIYAAFDATSEKMEKQLRRYKRRLKDHHRDRQQPVETLDAPMYVLAASGHDEEDHEPADLQPIIVAEMETKIPSLSVGEAVMQMELSGSPVLVFRNEKHSGVNVVYRREDGNVGWVDPRME
- a CDS encoding PTS sugar transporter subunit IIA, whose amino-acid sequence is MNLSSLLKPRAVKVLSDVTSKKRLMQAIADQAHDLIGLPSSQIFDALQERESLGPTGVGHGVALPHARLSDLTEVHGAFLRLERPIDFDAADRQPVDLVFALFAPADSGVDHLKALALVSRTLRDPALCAKLRANADPATLHTLLTDHESIQAA